A portion of the Roseofilum capinflatum BLCC-M114 genome contains these proteins:
- a CDS encoding Nif11-like leader peptide family natural product precursor → MSKEEVMRFLKDVNQDHDLRDSLEQAADPQAFIQMVNQLGYQFETGELEEVAHEESKGINTRRPTGVWHWLRTVNWIDRDQTTHSL, encoded by the coding sequence ATGTCGAAAGAAGAAGTGATGCGCTTTTTAAAGGATGTCAATCAAGATCATGATTTACGAGACTCTTTGGAACAAGCGGCCGATCCACAGGCATTTATTCAGATGGTAAACCAGTTGGGATACCAGTTTGAAACGGGAGAACTTGAAGAGGTTGCCCATGAAGAAAGCAAGGGAATTAACACCCGTAGACCAACGGGAGTATGGCATTGGTTACGCACGGTCAATTGGATCGATCGCGACCAAACCACCCATTCTTTGTAA
- a CDS encoding carboxypeptidase M32 encodes MATLKSTTPKLDDLKARVTEIYDINAAVSVLYWDQATYMPSGGAQARGRQMALLRQMAHQKLTDPRLGELLSDLEEQAQSWDYTSPEASLIRITRRNYQRAIQVPGDFVAQFSAHRSRCYEAWAKAREEDNFALVQPELEKTLDFTRQYASFFAGYDHIADPLIEEADYGMTTATLRPLFAQLRQKLVPLVEAISSCPQPDVSCVQQGFDRQKQLQFTLNLLRQVGYDFNRGRQDESLHPFTTSFSIGDVRITTRVRENDLTEALFSTIHEMGHGFYEQGLDRSLEGTPLAEGTSSGVHESQSRLWENLVGRSPEFWQYFYPQLQEVFPDQLKDVALDRFYRAINRVERSLIRTDADEVTYNLHVMIRFDLELELLEGSLEVRDLPEAWNARYQGDLGVCPESDRLGVLQDVHWYTSTLGAMFQCYTLGNIMSAQIYQAALQDLPHLKDDIAQGHFAPLHQWLIDHIYQFGSVYTPLELMQKVTGSDLTVTPFLDYIEQKYRQLYDF; translated from the coding sequence ATAGCAACCCTGAAGTCCACAACCCCTAAATTAGACGACCTAAAAGCACGGGTCACCGAGATCTATGATATTAATGCGGCTGTTTCTGTACTCTATTGGGATCAAGCCACCTATATGCCCTCTGGAGGGGCCCAAGCTAGGGGACGACAGATGGCCTTGTTGCGGCAAATGGCCCATCAAAAGTTGACAGACCCTAGATTAGGAGAGTTATTGTCAGATTTAGAGGAGCAAGCTCAAAGCTGGGACTATACTTCCCCAGAAGCGAGTTTAATTCGCATCACTCGCCGGAATTATCAGAGAGCGATACAAGTGCCTGGGGATTTTGTGGCCCAGTTTTCGGCCCATCGCAGTCGCTGTTACGAAGCTTGGGCTAAAGCGAGGGAAGAGGATAATTTTGCTCTGGTGCAACCGGAGTTAGAAAAAACCCTGGATTTTACTCGCCAGTATGCGAGTTTTTTTGCTGGCTATGACCATATTGCCGATCCATTGATTGAAGAGGCTGATTATGGGATGACTACGGCAACTCTGCGACCGTTGTTTGCCCAGTTGCGTCAGAAGTTAGTACCATTGGTGGAGGCTATTTCCTCTTGTCCCCAACCGGATGTTTCCTGTGTGCAGCAAGGGTTCGATCGCCAAAAACAATTACAGTTTACTCTCAATCTCCTACGCCAAGTGGGGTATGATTTTAATCGCGGTCGCCAGGATGAAAGCTTGCATCCGTTTACCACCAGTTTTTCGATTGGTGATGTGCGAATTACCACCCGTGTGCGGGAAAACGATCTGACGGAGGCTCTGTTTAGTACGATTCATGAGATGGGCCATGGGTTCTATGAGCAGGGATTGGATCGGAGTTTAGAAGGTACACCGTTAGCAGAAGGTACATCCTCTGGAGTCCATGAGAGTCAGTCGCGACTGTGGGAAAATTTGGTGGGGCGATCGCCGGAATTTTGGCAGTATTTTTATCCTCAGTTGCAGGAAGTATTCCCGGATCAACTCAAGGATGTGGCTTTAGATCGCTTTTACCGAGCCATTAACCGGGTAGAGCGATCGCTCATTCGCACAGATGCCGATGAGGTCACCTATAATCTCCATGTGATGATTCGCTTTGACCTCGAATTAGAATTACTTGAAGGCTCTCTAGAAGTGCGGGATCTGCCCGAAGCTTGGAATGCTCGCTATCAGGGAGATCTCGGAGTCTGTCCAGAGAGCGATCGCCTGGGTGTGCTTCAGGATGTTCATTGGTATACCTCCACCCTCGGAGCCATGTTCCAGTGCTACACATTAGGCAACATTATGAGCGCTCAAATTTATCAAGCCGCTCTCCAGGATCTGCCCCACCTGAAAGACGACATTGCCCAAGGTCATTTTGCCCCCTTACACCAGTGGTTAATCGACCATATTTATCAATTTGGCAGTGTCTACACCCCACTGGAGTTAATGCAAAAAGTCACCGGTAGCGATTTGACCGTTACCCCATTTTTGGATTACATTGAGCAGAAATATCGGCAATTGTACGACTTCTAA
- the lhgO gene encoding L-2-hydroxyglutarate oxidase: MYDFAIIGGGIVGLATALALQNRFPNAQISVLEKEPQLAFHQTGNNSGVIHSGIYYKPGSLKARLSRAGSKSMVEFCQQYDIPHDVCGKVIVATAEDQYPQLEKLYQRGLENELEVAKISAEEVKEIEPHVSCLAGIRVKTTGIVDYRQVCEKYAQLIAESGGDIRLNTKVENWREMAETIILETSQGEIEAKFVINCGGLFSDRLTQMSGVQPQAKIIPFRGEYYELKPEKRYLVKNLIYPVPNPEFPFLGVHFTRMIDGSVHAGPNAVLSLKREGYRKTDVDLADVAEMLTYPGLWKLAAKHGKEGIKEIIRSLSKAAFVHSLQQLIPEVQAEDVIPTHAGVRAQALKPDGALVDDFLILQDKRKMHVCNAPSPAATASLEIGREIAAQVPELQGLMTYT; the protein is encoded by the coding sequence ATGTATGATTTTGCAATAATTGGGGGCGGAATTGTCGGTTTAGCCACAGCCCTGGCATTGCAAAATCGTTTTCCCAACGCCCAAATATCAGTATTAGAAAAAGAGCCTCAATTAGCTTTCCATCAAACGGGGAACAATAGCGGGGTCATTCATTCCGGGATTTATTATAAACCGGGAAGCTTGAAAGCCCGTTTAAGTCGTGCTGGATCAAAATCCATGGTCGAGTTTTGCCAACAGTATGATATCCCCCATGACGTTTGTGGTAAAGTCATTGTCGCCACAGCAGAAGACCAATACCCCCAATTGGAAAAACTCTATCAGCGTGGGTTGGAAAATGAGTTAGAAGTGGCGAAAATTTCCGCCGAAGAAGTAAAGGAAATTGAACCCCATGTAAGTTGTTTAGCCGGGATTCGGGTGAAAACAACTGGCATTGTTGACTATCGCCAAGTCTGTGAAAAATATGCCCAGTTGATTGCCGAATCTGGGGGCGATATTCGCCTGAATACGAAGGTGGAAAACTGGCGGGAGATGGCGGAAACGATTATTCTCGAAACTTCCCAAGGGGAAATTGAAGCCAAATTTGTGATTAACTGTGGGGGATTATTTAGCGATCGCCTCACCCAGATGAGTGGGGTGCAGCCCCAAGCCAAAATCATTCCCTTTCGCGGTGAATATTACGAACTCAAGCCGGAAAAGCGCTATTTGGTCAAAAACCTCATTTATCCGGTTCCCAACCCAGAATTTCCCTTTTTAGGCGTTCACTTTACCCGCATGATCGATGGCTCTGTCCATGCGGGGCCGAATGCGGTCTTAAGTTTGAAACGGGAAGGCTATCGAAAAACGGATGTGGATCTGGCTGATGTTGCCGAAATGCTCACCTATCCTGGACTGTGGAAACTAGCAGCAAAACATGGCAAAGAAGGCATCAAAGAGATTATTCGCTCCTTGAGTAAAGCTGCGTTTGTCCATAGTCTGCAACAGTTGATTCCGGAAGTGCAAGCGGAAGATGTAATCCCTACCCATGCGGGGGTTCGCGCTCAAGCCTTGAAACCTGATGGCGCTCTAGTTGATGATTTTTTGATTCTCCAGGATAAGCGAAAAATGCATGTGTGTAATGCACCTTCTCCTGCGGCAACGGCTTCTTTGGAAATTGGTCGAGAAATTGCGGCACAAGTGCCTGAACTACAGGGACTTATGACTTATACCTGA
- a CDS encoding NAD-dependent succinate-semialdehyde dehydrogenase — MGIATVNPATGETCQTFSALTDAELEKKLALAQQAFLEYRQTSFDQRATWLKQTADIVEAEAEKFGKIITLEMGKPVKQAIAEVKKCALVCRYYADHAEEFLSPTYTETDASQSFVAYHPLGAILTVMPWNFPFWQVFRFAAPALMAGNVGLLKHASNVPQCAIALEEIFTQGGFPPGAFQTLLVGADKVAQIVADDRVKAATLTGSEPAGASLASIAGKHIKKTVLELGGTDPFIVLESADLDAAVATAVTARLQNNGQSCIAAKRFIVVEAIADRFQNALVEKYRQLSIGDPMDEANDIGPLATPSILKEVDQLVQACVSQGAEVLIGGQALSDRPGNYYPPTILANIPPGTPADTEEFFGPVALLFRVKDIDEAITLANSTSLGLGASAWTTNEQECDRLIRDLEAGAVFINGMVKSDPRLPFGGIKRSGYGRELSVEGIREFVNLKTVWIK, encoded by the coding sequence ATGGGCATTGCCACTGTTAACCCAGCAACCGGAGAAACTTGCCAAACGTTTTCGGCGCTGACAGATGCTGAACTAGAGAAGAAATTAGCTTTAGCACAACAAGCCTTTTTAGAGTATCGGCAGACCTCTTTTGACCAAAGAGCGACTTGGTTAAAGCAAACGGCGGACATTGTGGAAGCCGAAGCGGAAAAGTTTGGCAAAATTATTACCTTAGAAATGGGGAAACCCGTAAAACAAGCGATCGCCGAAGTGAAAAAATGCGCCCTCGTTTGTCGCTACTATGCCGATCACGCCGAAGAGTTTCTCAGCCCCACCTATACTGAAACTGATGCCAGTCAAAGCTTTGTGGCTTACCATCCCCTGGGGGCTATTTTAACGGTGATGCCTTGGAATTTCCCCTTCTGGCAAGTGTTCCGGTTTGCGGCTCCGGCCCTGATGGCGGGTAATGTGGGACTGCTCAAACATGCCTCTAATGTGCCCCAATGTGCGATCGCCCTGGAAGAAATTTTTACCCAAGGCGGTTTCCCCCCTGGAGCCTTCCAAACCCTGCTAGTCGGTGCGGATAAGGTGGCCCAAATTGTGGCCGATGATCGAGTAAAAGCGGCGACTTTAACCGGCTCGGAACCCGCAGGAGCCAGTTTAGCCTCCATTGCCGGAAAACACATTAAAAAAACCGTCCTCGAACTCGGTGGTACTGACCCCTTTATTGTCCTAGAGAGCGCCGATCTCGATGCTGCTGTGGCTACTGCGGTGACGGCGAGACTGCAAAACAATGGTCAGTCCTGCATTGCCGCTAAACGGTTTATTGTGGTGGAGGCGATCGCCGATCGTTTCCAAAATGCCCTGGTAGAAAAATACCGGCAACTCAGTATCGGTGACCCCATGGACGAGGCTAATGATATTGGCCCCCTGGCGACCCCCAGTATCCTGAAAGAAGTGGATCAACTGGTGCAAGCCTGTGTGAGTCAAGGTGCAGAAGTTCTCATCGGTGGCCAAGCTCTGAGCGATCGCCCCGGAAACTACTACCCGCCCACCATTTTAGCCAACATTCCCCCCGGCACTCCCGCCGACACCGAAGAATTTTTCGGCCCCGTTGCCCTCCTGTTCCGGGTTAAAGACATCGACGAAGCCATTACCCTGGCGAACTCCACCTCCCTAGGACTAGGAGCAAGTGCTTGGACAACTAACGAACAAGAGTGCGATCGCCTCATTCGCGACCTCGAAGCGGGAGCCGTCTTCATCAATGGTATGGTAAAATCCGACCCCCGTCTCCCCTTCGGTGGCATTAAGCGATCGGGCTACGGCCGAGAACTGAGCGTCGAAGGTATCCGCGAATTTGTCAACCTCAAAACCGTTTGGATCAAGTAG
- a CDS encoding acetolactate synthase large subunit, which produces MNTAELLIRCLENEGVKYIFGLPGEENMAVLKALTNSTIQFITTRHEQGAAFMADVYGRLTGKAGICLSTLGPGATNLMTGVADANLDGAPLVAITGQVGTDRMHIESHQYLDLVSMFTAVTKWNTQIVRPSNTREIVRRAFKIAQTEKPGAVHIDLPENIADMPAEGDPLKRDKKDKFYAAYHSLNEAALVISKAKFPMILVGNGAIRANASEALTEFATHLNIPVANTFMGKGAIPYSHPLSLWTTGLKQRDFISCAFDRTDLVIAIGYDLIEYSPKKWNPNKNIPIVHIGAKPAEIDSSYIPEVEVVGDISDALLEILRRCERSEKPDPYIHQLRSEIREDYEQYANDPGFPVKPQKIVYDLRQVMGPEDVVISDVGAHKMWMARHYHCDRPNTCIISNGFAAMGIAIPGAIAAKLVYPDHKVVAVTGDGGFMMNCQELETALRVKTPFVTIIFNDGGYGLIEWKQEDQYGESAFIKFTNPDFVKLAESMGLKGYRVDAAENLLPILKEALEQDVPAVIDCPVDYRENARFSKKAGGLSCSI; this is translated from the coding sequence ATGAATACCGCAGAATTACTCATCCGTTGTTTAGAAAACGAAGGCGTTAAATACATCTTTGGACTCCCTGGAGAAGAAAACATGGCAGTGCTAAAAGCACTCACAAACTCCACCATCCAATTTATTACCACCCGCCACGAACAAGGCGCAGCCTTCATGGCCGATGTTTATGGCCGTCTCACGGGTAAAGCCGGTATTTGTCTGTCCACCCTCGGCCCCGGAGCCACCAACCTGATGACCGGGGTTGCCGATGCCAACCTCGATGGCGCTCCCCTAGTCGCCATTACCGGCCAAGTGGGTACAGACCGAATGCACATTGAATCCCATCAATACCTGGATTTGGTTTCCATGTTTACGGCGGTTACCAAATGGAATACCCAAATTGTCCGCCCTAGCAATACCAGGGAAATTGTGCGCCGCGCCTTCAAAATTGCCCAAACGGAAAAACCCGGTGCAGTCCATATTGATTTACCGGAAAATATTGCCGACATGCCCGCAGAAGGTGACCCCTTAAAACGAGACAAAAAAGATAAGTTCTATGCCGCTTATCATAGTCTCAATGAAGCGGCTTTAGTGATTTCTAAAGCCAAGTTTCCCATGATTTTAGTGGGCAATGGAGCGATTCGCGCCAATGCCAGCGAAGCCTTAACGGAGTTTGCTACCCATTTGAATATTCCGGTGGCTAATACGTTTATGGGTAAGGGGGCAATTCCCTATAGTCATCCCTTATCCTTGTGGACAACGGGATTAAAGCAACGGGATTTTATTAGTTGTGCGTTTGATCGCACGGATTTAGTGATTGCCATTGGTTATGACCTGATTGAATATTCCCCGAAAAAATGGAATCCTAATAAAAACATTCCCATCGTTCATATTGGGGCAAAACCGGCTGAAATTGATAGCAGCTATATTCCCGAAGTGGAAGTGGTGGGAGATATTTCGGATGCGCTGTTGGAAATTTTGCGGCGCTGCGAGCGATCGGAAAAACCCGATCCTTATATTCATCAACTGCGATCGGAAATTCGCGAAGATTACGAACAATATGCCAACGATCCAGGGTTCCCGGTGAAACCGCAAAAAATTGTGTATGATTTGCGGCAAGTGATGGGGCCCGAAGATGTGGTTATTTCTGATGTGGGCGCTCATAAAATGTGGATGGCTCGCCATTATCACTGCGATCGCCCCAACACCTGTATTATTTCCAACGGATTTGCCGCCATGGGCATTGCCATTCCAGGGGCGATCGCCGCTAAATTAGTGTATCCCGATCATAAGGTAGTCGCAGTCACCGGTGATGGGGGCTTCATGATGAACTGTCAGGAGCTAGAAACCGCTCTAAGAGTGAAAACTCCCTTTGTTACCATTATCTTTAATGATGGGGGGTATGGCTTAATTGAGTGGAAACAGGAAGACCAATATGGGGAATCAGCATTCATTAAGTTTACCAACCCTGACTTCGTTAAATTAGCGGAGAGCATGGGATTAAAAGGATACCGAGTAGATGCTGCGGAAAACTTATTGCCCATCCTCAAAGAAGCCTTAGAACAAGACGTTCCTGCGGTGATTGATTGTCCTGTAGACTATCGAGAAAATGCCCGCTTTAGTAAAAAAGCCGGTGGCTTAAGTTGTAGCATTTAG
- a CDS encoding DUF433 domain-containing protein — protein sequence MNQLTRITINPEVMGGKPCIRGMRVTVGMILGLMATGASHDEILQAYPYLEPEDLRESLAYNESKLRIRILPFS from the coding sequence ATGAATCAACTTACCCGCATTACAATTAACCCAGAAGTGATGGGAGGAAAACCCTGTATCCGAGGAATGAGAGTCACGGTAGGGATGATTTTAGGTTTAATGGCAACCGGTGCTTCTCATGATGAAATTTTACAAGCCTATCCTTATCTAGAACCTGAAGATTTGAGAGAATCTTTAGCTTATAATGAGTCTAAATTAAGAATTCGTATTTTACCGTTTTCATGA
- a CDS encoding type II toxin-antitoxin system HicA family toxin: MSQKGSHRKWRNTEDQLQAIVPYHKGKDLPIGTLRNIMISANIPETEWKTE, translated from the coding sequence GTGTCACAAAAAGGAAGTCATCGTAAGTGGAGAAATACTGAAGACCAACTTCAGGCGATTGTCCCTTATCATAAAGGAAAAGACCTCCCTATTGGAACTCTACGCAACATTATGATAAGCGCCAATATTCCAGAAACGGAATGGAAAACAGAGTAG
- a CDS encoding type II toxin-antitoxin system HicB family antitoxin — translation MKWRVVLEVDPQTHDWAVWCPELPGCVSAGETEAEALENIREAIALYLEPDKIELKSGAILREVSVG, via the coding sequence ATGAAATGGCGGGTAGTGTTAGAAGTAGATCCTCAAACCCATGATTGGGCGGTTTGGTGTCCAGAATTACCGGGTTGTGTCTCAGCCGGAGAAACAGAAGCAGAGGCATTAGAGAATATTCGGGAGGCTATAGCCCTTTATCTAGAACCAGATAAGATTGAACTGAAATCTGGTGCAATTTTGCGAGAGGTATCTGTAGGATGA
- a CDS encoding DNA adenine methylase, with protein MPVLPRLVFVLLPKIFHRFWLNDLNQPLIELLKLVIESPEQITEIYTHLSSEQDSDSISHYGVAVTIMVKYTED; from the coding sequence TTGCCGGTACTGCCGCGATTAGTCTTTGTACTGCTGCCGAAGATATTTCATCGCTTTTGGCTAAATGATCTCAATCAACCCCTAATCGAATTACTCAAGCTAGTTATAGAATCTCCCGAACAAATCACAGAAATTTATACCCATTTATCGAGTGAGCAGGATTCTGACTCTATCAGTCATTATGGAGTTGCCGTTACTATCATGGTAAAATATACTGAAGATTAA
- the crtD gene encoding C-3',4' desaturase CrtD, producing MAQSHSSSKPRCIVVGAGIGGLTTAALLARRGYSVLILDQAIVPGGCASTFKRRGFTFDVGATQVAGLEPGGIHHRIFQELEIELPEATPCDPACAVFLPGEKEPISVWRDPLKWQQERQRQFPGSEPFWQLMNTLFQASWRFQGRDPVLPPRDWWDLWQLVQAMRPDTLITVPFALLTVWDALRLMGVGKDDRLKTFLDLQLKLYSQVDTTETALLYAATALGVSQKPQGLYHLQGSMQVLSDRLVASLERDGATLLMRHTVEEIETKNGRVTGVRIRNLKTEETWSENADHVVANVTIHNLVQLLNSDDLATKIYANGYSQRLKQVPSPSGAFVVYLGVEQAAIPENCPPHLQFLYDTDGPIGENNSLFVSVSHPGDGRAPDGKATITASSFTDTEQWWNGADYEQLKKQFTEAAIARLSQYFHLTPETLIHVEAATPRTFAYFTGRDRGIVGGMGQRLTTFGPFGFANRTPIGNLWLVGDSTHPGEGTAGVSYSALTVVRQIEALQA from the coding sequence ATGGCTCAGTCTCACTCCTCCTCTAAGCCTCGCTGTATCGTTGTTGGTGCGGGTATTGGCGGCTTAACCACTGCCGCGCTCCTGGCTCGTCGGGGGTATTCGGTGCTGATCCTGGATCAAGCCATTGTGCCGGGGGGATGTGCTTCGACGTTTAAGCGGCGCGGGTTTACGTTTGATGTGGGAGCGACGCAGGTGGCGGGTTTGGAGCCGGGGGGAATTCATCATCGGATTTTTCAGGAACTGGAGATCGAGCTACCGGAGGCAACGCCTTGCGATCCGGCTTGTGCGGTGTTTTTGCCGGGGGAAAAAGAACCGATTTCTGTGTGGCGAGATCCTCTGAAATGGCAACAGGAACGGCAGCGACAGTTTCCGGGAAGCGAACCGTTTTGGCAGTTGATGAATACGCTATTTCAAGCCAGTTGGCGGTTTCAGGGGCGAGATCCGGTGCTGCCTCCGCGAGATTGGTGGGATTTGTGGCAATTAGTGCAGGCGATGCGCCCGGATACGTTGATTACTGTGCCGTTTGCGCTGTTGACGGTGTGGGATGCACTGAGGTTGATGGGGGTGGGGAAAGACGATCGCCTGAAAACCTTCCTCGATCTGCAACTGAAACTCTATTCCCAAGTGGATACCACGGAAACCGCCCTCTTGTATGCTGCAACCGCTCTGGGTGTTTCCCAGAAACCCCAAGGCTTGTATCATTTGCAAGGAAGTATGCAAGTCTTGAGCGATCGCCTCGTCGCTTCCCTAGAACGAGATGGCGCTACCCTCCTCATGCGCCACACCGTCGAGGAAATCGAAACCAAAAATGGGCGAGTTACCGGCGTGCGTATTCGCAACCTTAAAACCGAGGAAACTTGGAGCGAAAATGCGGATCATGTCGTGGCCAATGTCACCATTCACAACTTAGTGCAACTGTTAAACTCTGACGATCTAGCCACCAAAATATACGCCAACGGCTATAGCCAGCGCCTCAAGCAAGTCCCCTCACCCAGTGGCGCATTTGTCGTCTATCTGGGAGTCGAACAAGCCGCTATTCCTGAAAATTGCCCGCCCCACCTACAATTTTTGTATGATACTGATGGCCCCATTGGGGAGAATAATTCCCTGTTTGTCTCCGTCAGTCATCCGGGAGATGGACGCGCACCAGACGGAAAAGCCACCATTACCGCCTCTTCCTTTACGGATACGGAGCAATGGTGGAACGGTGCAGACTATGAGCAACTGAAGAAACAGTTTACCGAAGCGGCGATCGCCCGCTTAAGTCAGTATTTCCACTTAACTCCAGAGACCCTTATCCACGTCGAAGCAGCCACACCAAGAACCTTTGCCTATTTTACCGGGCGCGATCGCGGTATAGTCGGCGGCATGGGACAACGGCTAACCACCTTTGGCCCCTTCGGCTTTGCCAACCGCACCCCCATCGGTAACCTGTGGCTCGTCGGAGACTCCACCCACCCCGGAGAAGGAACCGCAGGAGTCTCCTATTCTGCCTTAACCGTAGTTCGCCAGATTGAGGCCTTACAAGCCTGA
- a CDS encoding transposase: protein MLLFQPAYSPQVNPIERLWQEIKKKLKWQLFDDIDSSGI from the coding sequence ATGCTTCTATTTCAGCCAGCGTATAGTCCACAAGTGAACCCGATAGAGAGATTATGGCAAGAAATTAAGAAGAAACTGAAATGGCAACTGTTTGACGATATCGACAGCAGTGGAATTTGA